Proteins from a genomic interval of Polaribacter sejongensis:
- a CDS encoding tetratricopeptide repeat protein, protein MKKSILIIAIFIATGISAQTKYQKGMQKAFGLWEKGNMTEASQLFERVSKAEPKKWMPAYYAATVEILSSFGLKDETILKAKLTKAQEFLDVAKSNSENNPEIIITQALLNLGYIAFDGQKYGMMLSGETSQLYAKALQIAPNNPRVILGNAEWNMGSARFFGKSTKPYCAEIKRAIELGKKEKIEIEFYPKFMLERAENVLKQCEK, encoded by the coding sequence ATGAAAAAATCTATTTTAATCATCGCAATTTTCATTGCGACAGGGATTTCTGCGCAAACAAAATATCAAAAAGGAATGCAAAAAGCATTCGGATTATGGGAAAAAGGAAACATGACGGAAGCTTCTCAATTATTTGAAAGAGTCTCTAAGGCTGAACCAAAAAAATGGATGCCCGCGTATTATGCCGCAACAGTAGAGATTTTAAGTAGCTTTGGTTTAAAAGATGAAACTATTTTAAAAGCGAAATTAACAAAGGCTCAAGAATTTTTAGATGTAGCCAAATCAAATTCAGAAAATAATCCAGAAATTATAATTACCCAAGCACTATTAAACCTAGGTTATATTGCTTTCGACGGACAAAAATACGGAATGATGCTATCTGGAGAAACGAGTCAATTATATGCAAAAGCATTACAAATTGCACCCAACAACCCAAGAGTTATTTTAGGAAATGCAGAATGGAATATGGGGTCTGCTCGTTTTTTTGGAAAATCTACAAAACCATATTGTGCAGAAATTAAACGTGCCATTGAACTTGGCAAAAAAGAAAAAATTGAAATTGAGTTTTATCCGAAATTTATGCTCGAAAGAGCTGAAAATGTTTTAAAACAATGTGAAAAATAG
- a CDS encoding amidohydrolase family protein: MKRKLRINGHSHLLPYPEEIPQFMKEKEIFWVDDERKHMLQKGWKRPVTDSSFFLDEKLLWMEKNKLDHAVVLNLSQLYGNGLRLEEMKKALRFQNDFNAKVQREHPSKFTCGFVIHPGFIYGALDEMKRCVEELGLKVLCLPTHFMDSIGQWRCVFDEENDRIFELADKYKLAIEIHPYDGDKMIKLENINWRFHLIWMLAQCGDAYHFYTLNGMQERFKNIRTCFAHGGQLAQMNLGRRIQGFDGRPDLFEGKTHPRKAVGHKNIFFDTLVHDTDSLKLMFKRQGTSQVLMGLDDPYPLGEMESDAQSSYPGKILDLAVNENIITETEKGQIWEDNVLQWLFGNDEVAKQELIKKILS; encoded by the coding sequence ATGAAACGCAAACTTCGCATTAACGGACACTCACATTTATTACCTTATCCAGAAGAAATTCCTCAGTTTATGAAGGAAAAAGAAATTTTTTGGGTAGATGATGAACGCAAACACATGTTGCAAAAAGGTTGGAAACGTCCTGTAACAGATTCTAGTTTTTTCTTAGATGAGAAACTATTATGGATGGAGAAAAACAAGTTAGATCATGCTGTTGTTTTAAATCTTTCTCAATTATACGGAAATGGATTGCGCTTAGAAGAAATGAAAAAAGCATTGCGTTTTCAGAATGATTTTAATGCAAAAGTACAAAGAGAACATCCTTCTAAATTTACGTGCGGCTTTGTAATTCACCCAGGCTTTATTTACGGAGCTTTAGATGAAATGAAGCGTTGTGTAGAAGAATTAGGCTTAAAAGTATTATGCTTGCCAACACATTTTATGGATTCTATTGGGCAATGGCGTTGTGTGTTCGACGAAGAAAATGATCGCATTTTTGAATTGGCAGATAAATACAAATTGGCTATAGAAATTCACCCGTATGACGGTGATAAAATGATAAAATTAGAAAACATCAATTGGCGTTTTCACTTAATTTGGATGTTGGCACAATGTGGAGATGCCTATCATTTTTATACGTTAAATGGAATGCAAGAACGTTTTAAAAACATAAGAACGTGTTTTGCTCATGGTGGTCAATTAGCGCAAATGAATTTAGGAAGAAGGATTCAGGGTTTTGATGGAAGACCCGATTTGTTTGAAGGTAAAACGCATCCTAGAAAGGCTGTAGGACACAAAAACATCTTTTTTGACACGTTGGTGCATGATACAGATTCTTTGAAATTAATGTTTAAAAGACAAGGTACAAGTCAGGTTTTAATGGGCTTAGACGATCCGTATCCGTTAGGTGAAATGGAAAGTGATGCACAGTCTTCTTATCCTGGTAAAATTTTAGATTTAGCAGTTAATGAGAATATTATTACAGAAACAGAAAAAGGACAAATCTGGGAAGATAATGTGTTGCAATGGTTGTTTGGTAATGATGAGGTTGCGAAGCAAGAGTTGATAAAAAAGATACTCTCTTAA
- a CDS encoding 3-hydroxyanthranilate 3,4-dioxygenase, which translates to MSNLVQPLNFKKWIDEHRHLLKPPVGNKQVWDNGEYIVMVVGGPNNRKDYHYNETPEFFYQVEGDMILKIIDDKGKQIDVEINEGDIYLLPGKVPHSPQRKENTVGLVIEYPRSEGMLDALEWYCENCGNQLYREEFALGNIETDMPVIFDRYYSDKQKCTCDNCGTVMEAPKKVGS; encoded by the coding sequence ATGAGCAATTTAGTACAGCCTTTAAATTTTAAAAAGTGGATTGATGAACATCGTCATTTATTAAAACCACCCGTTGGTAATAAGCAGGTCTGGGATAATGGTGAGTATATTGTAATGGTTGTTGGTGGGCCAAATAACAGAAAAGATTATCATTATAATGAAACTCCTGAGTTTTTCTATCAGGTTGAAGGAGACATGATTTTAAAAATCATTGATGATAAAGGCAAGCAAATTGACGTAGAAATTAATGAAGGTGATATTTATTTGTTGCCAGGTAAAGTGCCACACTCGCCGCAAAGAAAAGAAAATACAGTTGGTTTGGTTATAGAATATCCGCGTTCGGAAGGGATGTTAGATGCTCTAGAATGGTATTGTGAAAACTGTGGAAACCAGTTGTATAGAGAAGAATTTGCATTGGGGAATATTGAAACAGATATGCCTGTTATTTTTGATAGGTATTATTCTGATAAACAAAAATGTACTTGTGATAATTGTGGTACAGTGATGGAAGCTCCGAAAAAAGTTGGCAGTTAA
- a CDS encoding SDR family oxidoreductase, whose translation MNLGLQNKNALVCGSTQGIGKATAILLAEEGVNVTLIARNEEKLKEVLAELPNKNQKHNYLVADFSNPEELQKVIENTELKFHILVNNTGGPKSGDLISATSSDLINAFQMHVICNQILVQAFVPFMKKEKFGRIINVISTSVKEPIPGLGVSNTIRNAVGNWAKTLSTELAAFQITVNNVLPGFTDTARLDQIIKIKAKIEHTTEAKMEQIMKNYVPAKRFAKPEETAAAVVFLTSEQASYINGINLPVDGGRTKSL comes from the coding sequence ATGAATTTAGGATTACAAAACAAAAATGCTTTAGTTTGCGGAAGCACACAAGGAATAGGAAAAGCAACTGCAATTTTATTAGCGGAAGAAGGCGTAAATGTTACTTTAATTGCTAGAAATGAAGAAAAATTAAAAGAGGTTTTAGCGGAGTTGCCAAATAAGAATCAAAAGCATAATTATTTGGTTGCAGATTTTTCGAATCCAGAAGAGCTACAAAAAGTTATAGAAAATACTGAATTAAAATTTCATATTCTAGTTAATAATACAGGAGGTCCAAAAAGTGGCGACTTAATTTCTGCAACTTCATCAGATTTAATAAATGCGTTTCAAATGCATGTTATTTGTAATCAAATTTTGGTACAAGCTTTTGTTCCGTTTATGAAAAAAGAAAAATTTGGTAGAATTATTAATGTAATTTCTACATCTGTAAAAGAGCCAATTCCTGGTTTAGGAGTTTCTAATACCATTAGAAATGCGGTTGGTAATTGGGCAAAAACGTTGTCTACAGAATTGGCAGCGTTCCAAATTACAGTAAATAATGTATTGCCTGGTTTTACAGATACTGCTCGTTTAGATCAAATTATTAAGATCAAAGCAAAAATTGAGCATACTACAGAAGCTAAAATGGAGCAAATTATGAAAAATTATGTGCCAGCAAAACGCTTTGCAAAACCCGAAGAAACTGCTGCGGCTGTTGTTTTTTTAACAAGTGAACAAGCAAGTTATATTAATGGAATTAACCTTCCTGTTGATGGAGGTAGAACCAAGAGTTTATAA
- a CDS encoding DUF6500 family protein, which produces MNTEIKEKIIAVCDEKIAKKGTNVGLSFYAFFKNKNDNPVLLMEVAKWWIETYKLNHFEKAVKIKQMVLDNK; this is translated from the coding sequence ATGAATACAGAAATAAAAGAAAAAATAATAGCAGTTTGTGATGAAAAAATAGCTAAAAAAGGAACCAATGTTGGCTTGTCTTTTTATGCGTTTTTTAAGAATAAAAATGACAATCCGGTTTTGTTAATGGAAGTCGCTAAATGGTGGATTGAAACTTACAAATTGAACCATTTTGAAAAAGCAGTGAAGATTAAACAAATGGTTTTAGATAATAAATAG
- a CDS encoding FAD-dependent monooxygenase: MEITFNDASKTTTNFLIAADGINSKVRQQLFPESRKRYSGQTCWRGITNMVLEDDLLHQGFELWGNTIRFGISKVSKDKTYWFAVVLAKENEQVEVRLVKEKLLKMFSEFDPLITDLIAATDIHQIIKSDIHDLKPLKKWHINNICLIGDAGHATTPNMGQGGAQAIEDAYYLSNLIAENKDKNIFELFQQKRQKKVSLVVNQSWMTGKMAHWKYGQGFRNFILKSVPKAIINKKMIALYQLQK; the protein is encoded by the coding sequence ATTGAAATTACTTTTAATGATGCTTCTAAAACAACAACCAATTTTTTAATTGCTGCAGATGGCATCAACTCTAAAGTAAGACAACAATTATTTCCAGAAAGCAGGAAAAGGTATTCTGGTCAGACGTGTTGGAGAGGAATTACAAATATGGTTTTAGAAGACGATTTATTACATCAAGGGTTTGAGCTTTGGGGAAATACAATTAGATTCGGAATTTCTAAAGTTTCAAAAGATAAAACCTATTGGTTTGCAGTTGTTTTAGCAAAAGAGAATGAGCAAGTAGAGGTTCGTTTGGTAAAAGAGAAGTTGCTAAAAATGTTTTCTGAATTTGATCCTTTAATAACTGATTTAATTGCTGCAACAGATATTCATCAAATTATAAAAAGTGACATTCATGATTTAAAGCCGCTTAAAAAGTGGCATATAAATAATATTTGTTTAATTGGAGATGCAGGGCATGCCACTACTCCGAATATGGGACAAGGTGGTGCACAAGCAATTGAAGATGCGTATTATTTAAGCAATTTAATTGCTGAAAATAAAGATAAAAATATATTCGAATTGTTTCAACAAAAAAGGCAAAAGAAAGTCAGTTTAGTTGTAAATCAATCTTGGATGACCGGTAAAATGGCACATTGGAAATACGGTCAGGGTTTTCGGAATTTTATCTTAAAAAGTGTACCGAAAGCAATTATAAATAAGAAAATGATAGCGTTATATCAGCTACAAAAATAA
- a CDS encoding FAD-dependent monooxygenase: MKYTIIGAGIGGLTTALAFEKKGIEYQIFEKAPVLNEVGAGIWLAPNALQVLESLGVLEDVIANGNFIDRITIGK; encoded by the coding sequence ATGAAATATACAATTATTGGCGCAGGAATTGGTGGGTTGACGACAGCATTGGCTTTTGAAAAAAAAGGAATCGAATATCAAATTTTTGAAAAAGCACCTGTTTTAAATGAAGTCGGTGCCGGAATTTGGTTAGCGCCAAACGCATTGCAAGTTTTAGAGAGTTTAGGTGTTTTAGAAGATGTAATTGCCAACGGAAATTTTATTGATAGAATAACCATTGGAAAATAA
- a CDS encoding DUF1697 domain-containing protein, translated as MKKYIVLLRGINVSGKNILPSAELRDLLTDLGFKNVQTYIQSGNIILESDERKSVICKKINEGIQTKFGYDVPVIARTIPQFKKAIANYPFPTDNNKIVAFVYLNKKVYETKIDVKGIDNDQYLIDNDMVFIHCETGFAKTKLSNKLFERKLNVSATTRNYNTTLKLLELAESN; from the coding sequence ATGAAAAAATATATAGTCTTACTTCGTGGAATAAATGTATCAGGAAAAAATATACTGCCATCGGCAGAACTACGTGATTTATTAACCGATTTAGGTTTTAAAAACGTACAAACATACATTCAGAGTGGAAACATTATTTTAGAATCAGACGAAAGGAAATCTGTAATTTGTAAGAAAATTAATGAAGGAATTCAAACTAAATTTGGTTACGATGTTCCTGTAATTGCAAGAACAATTCCTCAATTTAAAAAAGCAATTGCCAATTACCCTTTTCCAACAGACAACAACAAAATAGTAGCCTTTGTTTACTTAAACAAAAAAGTATATGAAACAAAAATAGACGTTAAAGGTATTGATAACGATCAATATTTAATCGATAATGATATGGTATTTATTCATTGCGAAACTGGCTTTGCTAAAACGAAACTTTCTAATAAATTATTTGAAAGAAAGTTGAATGTGAGCGCAACAACTAGAAATTATAACACAACATTAAAGTTGTTGGAGTTGGCAGAAAGCAATTAA
- a CDS encoding GIY-YIG nuclease family protein: MKTYFVYILKCSDNLLYTGITNNIERRFEEHQKGLNKSCFTFKRRPLELIFNQVFNDVEQAIYFEKKIKKWSSKKKLALANEDFDMLEILSECRNATHHKYKPGNK, encoded by the coding sequence ATGAAAACGTATTTTGTTTACATATTAAAATGCTCAGATAATTTACTTTACACTGGAATTACAAATAATATTGAAAGAAGGTTTGAAGAGCATCAAAAAGGTTTAAATAAAAGTTGTTTTACTTTTAAAAGAAGGCCTTTAGAATTGATTTTTAATCAAGTTTTTAATGATGTTGAACAGGCTATTTATTTTGAAAAGAAAATAAAAAAATGGAGTTCAAAGAAAAAGCTAGCATTAGCAAATGAAGATTTTGATATGTTAGAGATTCTTTCTGAATGTAGAAATGCGACACATCATAAATATAAACCAGGTAATAAATAG
- a CDS encoding FAD-dependent oxidoreductase has product MNKTDKILIIGAGLCGSLLALRLAQRGYKIELYESRPDLRTTDISAGRSINLALSDRGFKALRLCGVEEQAREICIPMYGRLMHDRAGNTFASNYSGREDEYINSISRGDLNALLLNEAEKHENVNIHFNKKCKNVDIENNTAHFKDYKTGQELSVKADVIFGTDGAGSSLRKSYYLERKFLFSYSQNYLNHGYKELEIPADKNGKHQISNQHLHIWPRGDFMLIALPNLDGSFTVTLFLSYNEGEFNFENLASEEKITQFFEQEFPDALAIIPNIKDEFINNPTGALGTVKCSPWSYQNKTILLGDSAHAIVPFYGQGMNASFEDVTVFDEILNKGLDSWESVFKTYEKARKQDTDAIADLAIDNFHEMRDHVANPIFKEKRKIEMDLEKTFPTEYFSKYSLVTFNANIGYNEAMKKGRAQDKALLNLIAGDEVHTHLNMTKDELKVILEKVKTETNNILEEDKIAGM; this is encoded by the coding sequence ATGAATAAAACAGATAAAATATTAATAATCGGCGCAGGTTTATGCGGTTCTCTTTTAGCTTTGCGTTTAGCACAAAGAGGTTATAAAATTGAATTGTACGAAAGCAGGCCAGATTTAAGAACTACAGATATTTCTGCAGGTAGATCTATCAATTTAGCTTTATCTGACCGCGGATTTAAAGCGTTGCGTTTATGCGGAGTAGAAGAACAAGCAAGAGAGATTTGCATACCAATGTACGGACGATTAATGCACGACAGAGCCGGAAATACTTTTGCTTCTAATTATTCTGGTAGAGAAGATGAGTATATCAATTCCATTTCTCGTGGCGATTTAAATGCATTGTTATTAAACGAAGCAGAAAAGCACGAAAATGTAAATATTCATTTTAATAAAAAATGTAAAAATGTTGATATAGAAAATAATACCGCACATTTTAAAGATTACAAAACCGGGCAAGAATTATCTGTAAAAGCAGATGTGATTTTTGGAACAGATGGTGCAGGTTCTTCATTAAGAAAAAGCTATTATTTAGAACGTAAATTTCTGTTTAGTTATTCTCAGAATTATCTAAATCACGGATATAAAGAATTAGAAATTCCTGCGGATAAAAACGGGAAACATCAAATTAGTAATCAGCATTTACACATTTGGCCTCGTGGCGATTTTATGTTAATTGCCTTACCAAATTTAGACGGAAGTTTTACAGTTACACTTTTCTTAAGTTATAATGAGGGCGAATTTAATTTTGAAAACTTAGCATCAGAAGAAAAAATAACACAGTTTTTTGAGCAAGAGTTTCCCGATGCTTTGGCAATCATTCCGAATATAAAAGACGAATTTATAAACAACCCAACAGGTGCTTTAGGAACCGTAAAATGTTCGCCTTGGTCTTATCAAAATAAAACCATTTTATTGGGCGATTCTGCGCATGCAATTGTACCATTTTACGGACAAGGTATGAATGCTTCGTTTGAAGATGTTACGGTATTCGATGAAATTTTGAATAAAGGTTTAGATTCTTGGGAAAGTGTTTTTAAGACTTATGAAAAAGCAAGAAAACAAGACACAGATGCTATTGCAGATTTAGCGATTGACAACTTTCATGAAATGAGAGATCATGTGGCAAATCCTATTTTTAAAGAGAAAAGAAAAATTGAAATGGATTTAGAAAAGACATTTCCAACGGAGTATTTCTCCAAATATTCCTTAGTTACCTTTAATGCAAATATTGGGTACAACGAAGCCATGAAAAAAGGTAGAGCGCAAGACAAAGCCTTATTAAATTTAATCGCAGGAGATGAAGTCCATACGCATTTAAACATGACAAAAGACGAGTTAAAAGTTATTTTAGAGAAAGTGAAAACAGAAACAAATAACATTTTAGAAGAAGATAAAATCGCAGGGATGTAG
- the kynU gene encoding kynureninase, whose translation MQYQNSLAFAKQQDKEDSLSYLRNQFHIPKDKNGNDWLYFTGNSLGLQPKSTKKYINQELKDWANLGVEGHFEAKNPWLNYHELLTNKMAKIVGAKPIEVVVMNTLTTNLHLLMVSFYRPTKTKCKIVIESDAFPSDRYAVQSQLEFHGFSKEDVIEWKPREGEELLNIEDLETIVEEQGDEIALLLIGGVNYYTGQFLDLERIAQIGHAKDCVVGIDLAHGAGNIQSNLHKSGVDFAAWCTYKYLNSGPGSLAGLFVHEKHAKNKDLPRFSGWWNHNKTTRFNMRMPFDVMEGAEGWQLSNPPILSMAAILASLDIFEEVGMDALREKSEKLTGYFEFLINEIGSEDIKIITPTNPKERGCQLSIQVKNADKSLHTKLTEKHIITDWREPDVIRCAPTPMYNTFEDVYNMVSILKELL comes from the coding sequence ATGCAGTATCAAAATTCGTTAGCGTTTGCCAAACAGCAAGATAAAGAAGATTCACTTTCTTATTTGCGAAATCAATTTCACATTCCGAAAGACAAAAACGGAAACGATTGGTTGTATTTTACAGGGAATTCTTTAGGATTACAGCCAAAATCAACCAAAAAATACATCAATCAAGAATTAAAAGATTGGGCAAATTTAGGAGTAGAAGGTCATTTTGAAGCAAAAAATCCGTGGTTAAATTATCATGAATTATTAACCAATAAAATGGCGAAAATTGTTGGTGCAAAACCAATAGAAGTTGTGGTGATGAATACACTAACAACCAACTTACATTTGTTGATGGTGTCGTTTTACAGACCTACAAAAACCAAATGTAAAATTGTTATAGAAAGTGATGCTTTTCCTTCGGATAGATATGCAGTACAATCTCAATTAGAATTTCATGGATTTTCTAAAGAGGATGTTATTGAGTGGAAACCAAGAGAAGGCGAGGAATTACTAAATATAGAAGATTTAGAAACGATTGTTGAAGAACAAGGAGATGAAATTGCTTTGTTATTAATTGGAGGCGTAAATTATTATACCGGTCAGTTTTTAGATTTAGAGCGAATCGCTCAGATTGGTCACGCTAAAGATTGTGTTGTAGGTATTGATTTAGCACACGGAGCAGGAAACATTCAATCAAATTTACATAAATCTGGAGTCGATTTTGCAGCTTGGTGTACCTATAAATATTTAAATTCTGGTCCAGGAAGTTTAGCTGGCTTATTTGTACATGAAAAACACGCAAAAAATAAAGACTTACCACGTTTTTCTGGTTGGTGGAATCATAACAAAACTACGCGTTTTAATATGAGAATGCCTTTTGATGTCATGGAAGGAGCAGAAGGTTGGCAGTTATCCAATCCGCCAATATTATCTATGGCAGCAATTTTGGCTTCATTAGATATTTTTGAGGAAGTTGGTATGGATGCTTTGCGTGAGAAATCTGAAAAATTAACTGGTTATTTCGAGTTTTTAATCAATGAAATTGGTTCTGAAGATATTAAAATTATCACGCCAACGAATCCAAAAGAACGCGGTTGCCAATTGTCCATTCAAGTTAAAAATGCTGACAAAAGTTTGCATACAAAACTAACAGAAAAACATATTATTACAGATTGGCGAGAACCAGATGTTATCCGTTGTGCACCAACACCAATGTATAATACTTTTGAAGATGTGTACAATATGGTTTCAATATTAAAAGAGTTATTGTAG
- a CDS encoding C40 family peptidase, whose protein sequence is MKPLKHLFLIVLLISLSCKKENNSTDELTNIYTTLKTTYAPDKRVELFDINFEQVDNQLILEGETTSKEAFSILLDSLKNRNVKFTNNVRILPDDVVGLQQYAVARNSVINIRSNPKHSAELGTQGLLGMSVKVLDKKGDFYRIQTPDKYISWVDRGGIQLMNKSEFDAWNNAKKVIFTETYGYTYADKSENSKIVSDITLGALLQYVSEDNDFYEVKYPDNRIAYLKKKEAVMYNSWLESVVATKENVETAAKTMTGFPYLWGGTSSKGIDCSGFTKMVYLMNGFIIPRDASQQINAGKTVDKDLKFEGLEKGDLMFFGKKATTDAKQRVTHVGIWLGNDKMEFIHSAGNVHLSSMNADEANYDEFNKNRYLGSQRYLGFEDKMIVDLKEKIKL, encoded by the coding sequence ATGAAACCCTTAAAGCACTTATTTTTAATTGTACTTCTTATTTCTTTATCTTGTAAAAAGGAGAACAACTCTACAGACGAATTAACAAACATTTACACAACGCTAAAAACAACATATGCTCCTGATAAGCGTGTAGAATTGTTTGATATAAATTTTGAGCAAGTAGACAACCAACTTATTTTAGAAGGAGAAACAACTTCTAAAGAAGCTTTTTCTATTTTATTAGATAGTTTAAAAAACAGAAATGTAAAATTCACCAATAATGTGAGAATTTTACCTGATGATGTAGTTGGTTTACAACAATATGCAGTCGCAAGAAATTCGGTTATTAACATACGCTCTAACCCAAAACATTCTGCTGAATTAGGCACGCAAGGTTTACTTGGAATGTCTGTAAAAGTATTGGATAAAAAAGGTGATTTCTATAGAATTCAGACTCCAGATAAATATATTTCTTGGGTAGATAGAGGCGGAATTCAATTAATGAATAAAAGTGAATTTGATGCATGGAACAATGCTAAAAAAGTAATTTTCACCGAAACTTATGGATATACTTATGCTGATAAATCTGAAAACTCTAAAATTGTTTCTGATATTACTTTAGGTGCATTATTGCAATATGTTTCTGAAGATAATGATTTTTATGAAGTAAAATATCCTGATAACAGAATAGCGTATCTTAAAAAGAAGGAAGCTGTTATGTACAATTCTTGGTTAGAAAGCGTGGTTGCTACAAAAGAGAATGTAGAAACTGCTGCCAAAACTATGACTGGTTTCCCTTATTTATGGGGCGGAACTTCTAGCAAAGGAATTGATTGTAGTGGTTTTACTAAAATGGTGTATTTAATGAATGGCTTTATCATTCCTAGAGATGCTTCTCAACAAATAAATGCAGGTAAAACGGTAGATAAAGATTTAAAATTTGAAGGTTTAGAAAAAGGAGATTTAATGTTCTTTGGAAAAAAAGCAACTACTGATGCCAAACAACGTGTTACCCACGTAGGAATTTGGTTAGGAAATGATAAAATGGAATTTATACATTCTGCAGGAAATGTGCATTTAAGTTCTATGAACGCTGATGAAGCTAATTATGATGAATTTAATAAGAATAGATATTTAGGTAGCCAACGTTACTTGGGGTTTGAAGATAAGATGATTGTTGATTTGAAAGAGAAGATAAAGCTTTAG
- a CDS encoding PAS domain-containing protein, translating into MKNNLTDMKCLDIYLSGLNKEEYNEIKPKVEISKVKTTPLVSWDIFMDDYYIRLIEAKKRMEIEQVLSFAKKFNWKNDLDLAFSENDYEALIVTDKNQNIIWVNEGFTSMTGYSKKFAINKTPKFLQGEETSVKTKNRIQEKIEQVTPFKEIIVNYKKDGTAYNCEVKIIPLFNENTTHYLAFEKKIG; encoded by the coding sequence ATGAAAAATAATCTTACTGACATGAAATGCCTAGACATCTACCTATCTGGTCTTAATAAAGAAGAATATAATGAAATAAAACCAAAAGTTGAAATTTCAAAAGTAAAAACCACGCCTTTAGTGAGTTGGGATATTTTTATGGATGATTATTATATAAGGTTAATTGAAGCTAAAAAGAGAATGGAAATCGAACAAGTACTTTCTTTTGCTAAAAAGTTCAATTGGAAAAATGACCTAGATCTTGCTTTTTCTGAAAATGACTATGAAGCATTAATCGTAACTGACAAAAATCAAAACATAATTTGGGTAAACGAAGGATTTACATCAATGACAGGTTATTCTAAAAAATTCGCAATAAACAAAACACCTAAATTCTTACAAGGAGAAGAGACTTCAGTAAAAACCAAAAATAGAATTCAGGAAAAAATAGAGCAAGTAACGCCTTTTAAAGAAATTATTGTAAACTACAAAAAAGACGGAACAGCTTATAATTGTGAAGTTAAGATAATTCCATTATTTAATGAGAATACAACTCACTACCTAGCGTTCGAAAAAAAAATAGGATAG
- a CDS encoding flavodoxin family protein, which yields MQKTDFSNLKVIYINCTLKKSPQESHTKTLMEVSKAIMAKENVKIDEIRLIDHQVASGVYPDMTEHGWDIDEWPELTKRILDADILIVGTPIWLGEKSSEAQKLIERLYALSGLTNNKGQYVFYGKVGGCIITGNEDGVKHCAMGILYSLQHVGYSIPPQADSGWIGKVGPGPSYGDKEWKGEKLDKPVGFDSDFTNRNTTFMTYNLLHLALMLKKNGGYNNYGNSREEWDDGERWEFENPEYR from the coding sequence ATGCAAAAAACAGATTTCAGTAATTTAAAAGTGATTTACATAAATTGTACTCTTAAAAAATCACCACAAGAAAGCCATACCAAAACATTAATGGAAGTTTCAAAAGCCATTATGGCTAAAGAAAACGTTAAAATAGATGAGATTAGACTAATAGACCATCAAGTAGCGAGTGGCGTTTATCCTGATATGACTGAACATGGATGGGATATTGATGAGTGGCCAGAATTAACAAAGAGAATTCTAGACGCTGATATTCTTATCGTTGGAACACCAATTTGGCTTGGAGAAAAATCTTCTGAAGCTCAAAAACTAATTGAAAGGCTTTATGCTTTAAGTGGTTTAACTAATAATAAGGGTCAGTATGTTTTCTATGGTAAAGTTGGCGGCTGCATAATTACAGGTAATGAAGATGGTGTAAAACATTGTGCAATGGGAATATTATATTCGCTTCAACACGTAGGATATTCTATACCACCACAAGCAGATTCTGGATGGATTGGAAAAGTTGGCCCTGGACCAAGTTATGGAGATAAAGAGTGGAAAGGAGAAAAATTAGACAAACCTGTTGGTTTCGATAGTGATTTTACAAATAGAAATACAACTTTTATGACCTATAATTTACTTCATTTAGCACTGATGTTAAAGAAAAACGGCGGCTACAATAATTACGGGAACTCCCGAGAAGAATGGGATGATGGAGAACGTTGGGAATTTGAAAACCCAGAATACAGATAA